In Desulfovibrio gilichinskyi, a genomic segment contains:
- a CDS encoding PAS domain-containing hybrid sensor histidine kinase/response regulator, whose amino-acid sequence MLRSLSFALSMVLLSYTPSFAEGWISTALAEVGTANLDRLLNLMAGIVISVLLIFIVFLFQNIVKRRMVERELQRERDLMGSIMETSPMGIIVMDQNGVIVFANDQAARVHGLSKDNMIGLKYNDPSLRITAPDGSAFPEERLAFSRVMKIRNAVLDIRHAIHWDDGRQVLLSINASPLFGANGDIQKVVATVEDITTRKKVEEALKDSAYRFRSLVKTAESVIILLSPDRKILEFNRLAEDLFGWSRHEVLGRDFFELFLPEKSWGEASQQLSTVLSGTPLRLFENEVRIRGGKGLTMQWSLSRLLGTTGDSLGVLAVGQDITDRKIFEAELCEARDAAEEANRAKSEFLANMSHEIRTPISAIIGMSELTLCTDLDEEQKGYLVTVRKAAESLLSIINDILDLSKIEARKMELRLEDFDLFDMLEKQRSVLRVQAEEKGIELRTTISNTVSRCYIGDSLRLGQIIMNLAGNSIKFTDKGYVEVSVDNIGSWEDGEILQFTVKDTGIGISEDKAEKLFESFVQLNAGYSKKHPGSGLGLAISRQLVEMMGGKISFSSKVGWGCEFIFTVKLQFSEGSCVEDVAELVEEEEDLTRSTAAARVLLAEDNATNQIFISHFLTERGFKIETAENGIEVLEMLESRDQFDVILMDVQMPEMDGVQATKMIRDAGNDIPIIALTAYAMEGDKEKFLDSGMDAYASKPVNIDELVFLINKYLAVKK is encoded by the coding sequence ATGTTGCGTTCCTTATCCTTTGCATTGTCCATGGTGCTTCTCAGCTATACTCCTTCTTTTGCGGAAGGATGGATTTCTACTGCCCTTGCTGAAGTAGGCACTGCTAATCTGGACAGATTATTAAATCTTATGGCTGGAATTGTTATTTCAGTCCTTTTGATTTTTATAGTGTTCTTATTTCAGAACATTGTAAAAAGGCGAATGGTAGAGCGTGAATTGCAGCGTGAACGTGATCTCATGGGCAGCATAATGGAAACCAGTCCTATGGGTATCATTGTGATGGATCAGAATGGCGTGATTGTTTTTGCCAATGATCAGGCAGCTAGAGTCCACGGACTTTCCAAAGATAATATGATCGGGTTGAAATATAATGATCCCAGTCTGAGAATTACGGCACCTGACGGTTCGGCTTTCCCAGAAGAACGGCTTGCTTTCAGCAGGGTAATGAAGATCAGAAATGCTGTTTTAGATATTCGGCATGCCATCCACTGGGATGACGGGCGGCAGGTTTTACTTTCAATCAATGCTTCACCTCTTTTCGGTGCCAATGGTGATATCCAAAAAGTTGTTGCTACTGTTGAAGATATTACGACTAGAAAGAAAGTTGAAGAAGCTCTGAAGGATAGTGCTTATCGATTCAGGTCATTAGTTAAGACCGCAGAAAGTGTGATCATTCTTCTTTCCCCCGACAGAAAAATTTTAGAGTTTAACCGACTGGCTGAAGATCTCTTCGGGTGGAGCAGGCATGAGGTTTTAGGGCGTGACTTTTTTGAACTTTTTCTTCCGGAAAAATCCTGGGGTGAAGCTTCACAGCAATTATCAACTGTTCTTAGCGGTACTCCGCTGCGATTGTTTGAGAATGAAGTTCGAATTCGCGGAGGTAAGGGGCTGACTATGCAATGGTCGCTGTCAAGATTGCTTGGTACCACCGGGGATTCTCTTGGAGTGCTTGCAGTCGGACAGGACATTACGGATCGCAAGATTTTTGAAGCAGAGCTGTGTGAAGCCCGTGATGCAGCGGAAGAAGCAAACCGCGCAAAGAGCGAGTTTCTCGCTAATATGAGCCATGAGATCAGAACTCCGATCAGCGCGATAATCGGGATGAGCGAACTGACACTTTGTACCGATCTTGATGAAGAGCAGAAAGGTTATTTGGTTACTGTACGAAAAGCTGCTGAGTCTCTGCTTAGCATTATTAATGATATTTTAGATCTTTCTAAGATTGAAGCCCGTAAGATGGAATTGCGGCTCGAAGATTTTGATTTGTTTGATATGCTTGAAAAGCAGAGGTCCGTTTTGCGTGTTCAGGCGGAAGAAAAAGGAATTGAGCTTCGAACGACTATAAGCAATACCGTAAGCCGGTGTTATATAGGTGACAGCTTGCGACTGGGCCAGATTATAATGAACCTTGCGGGTAACTCTATCAAATTTACTGACAAAGGGTATGTGGAAGTCTCGGTTGATAATATCGGTAGCTGGGAAGATGGAGAAATTTTACAGTTTACCGTCAAGGATACCGGGATAGGCATATCGGAAGATAAAGCGGAGAAGCTTTTTGAAAGTTTTGTACAACTCAATGCCGGGTATTCCAAAAAACATCCCGGTAGCGGCCTTGGCCTTGCTATTTCGCGGCAACTTGTTGAGATGATGGGTGGTAAAATTTCTTTTTCCAGCAAAGTAGGCTGGGGATGTGAATTTATATTCACAGTTAAGCTTCAGTTCAGCGAGGGATCATGTGTTGAAGACGTTGCCGAGTTGGTAGAAGAAGAGGAAGACTTAACCAGGTCAACTGCTGCTGCCAGAGTTCTTCTGGCTGAAGATAATGCAACGAATCAGATATTCATTTCGCATTTTCTTACTGAGCGCGGGTTTAAAATAGAAACCGCTGAGAACGGAATAGAAGTTTTGGAGATGCTGGAAAGCCGTGACCAGTTCGATGTGATATTAATGGATGTCCAAATGCCTGAGATGGACGGGGTGCAGGCCACTAAAATGATAAGGGATGCCGGTAACGACATCCCTATAATTGCTTTGACTGCGTATGCGATGGAAGGAGATAAAGAAAAGTTTTTGGATAGCGGTATGGATGCTTACGCTTCCAAACCCGTTAACATTGATGAACTTGTTTTTCTGATAAACAAATATTTAGCTGTCAAAAAATGA